In one Umezawaea sp. Da 62-37 genomic region, the following are encoded:
- a CDS encoding helix-turn-helix domain-containing protein → MTRLFRQQIDESILDHAAALFARQGVAKTSVQEVADAVGLSKTGLLHHFPSKDALREAVIAEAEGLGRLALDQVQDLPLGHDRDRRAIEVLVDVAVAHPGLVALLLAPITHGGADVVDPTVDGVGGAAFKAFGVDPKISAPERVVRVAGALCALAVLSIAAHRAGMTTAWRPLVVATCYDALGHGRPGTPLPDSAHLEG, encoded by the coding sequence ATGACCCGCTTGTTCCGGCAGCAGATCGACGAGAGCATCCTCGACCACGCCGCCGCGCTCTTCGCCCGCCAAGGCGTCGCGAAGACGTCCGTGCAGGAGGTCGCCGACGCCGTCGGCCTCTCGAAGACCGGTCTGCTGCACCACTTCCCCAGCAAGGACGCGCTGCGCGAGGCCGTCATCGCCGAGGCGGAGGGCCTCGGGCGGTTGGCGCTCGACCAGGTTCAGGACCTGCCCCTCGGGCACGACCGCGACCGGCGCGCGATCGAGGTGCTGGTCGACGTGGCGGTGGCGCACCCCGGACTCGTCGCCCTGCTGCTGGCGCCCATCACGCACGGCGGCGCCGACGTCGTCGACCCGACCGTCGACGGCGTCGGAGGAGCCGCGTTCAAGGCGTTCGGCGTCGACCCCAAGATCTCCGCTCCGGAGCGGGTCGTCCGGGTAGCGGGCGCCCTGTGCGCGCTGGCCGTCCTCAGCATCGCCGCGCACCGCGCGGGCATGACCACGGCGTGGCGACCTCTCGTCGTCGCCACCTGCTACGACGCGCTCGGCCACGGCCGTCCGGGCACTCCCCTTCCCGACTCCGCCCACCTGGAGGGCTGA
- a CDS encoding MMPL family transporter: protein MARFLSRIGAFSHRHRLSVIAVWLVVLIGGGVGAATLAGETSGSFSIPGQESTTALQRIGEKFGSNGAAAKVVVHAPAGQQLTAPENAKALGDLVTQLGGLSGVVKASNPLDPAAPAVNAAQDTAYSTVTYSAKAGDVTPEQQKALLDVVDAARSTGLTIEATGEATQAPFHIGGVAEGLGVVVALMILVITYGSLIAAGMNLLTALVGVGIGVLGVTIATGFADLSSTTPILAGMLGLAVGIDYTLFIVTRYRHELRRGSDVGTAVATAVGTAGSAVVTAGLTVVIALTGLVVVGIPFLTQMGVAAAATIVVAVLVAITLVPAVLGYLGRRALPRKQRTAAPVADDAVDTGKRGFLAGWITTVTRQRVLSLLLAVVALGVIAIPFASMRTTLVQRPASDSTQARADQILTDGFGAGFNGPIIVLFDGAGAVDAATKSGPAISALDDVAIVTPPTPNPDGSAALVTVIPKSGPTSEATEQLVADLRALPADPGGPSAAVTGATAVSVDVAKSLDDALPIYLALVVGLALALLILVFRSLLVPLVGVLGFLLTIGASLGATVAVFQWGWLGGLVALDSTGPLISLTPILVIGILFGLAMDYQIFLVSRMHEAHSHGAAPMEAIRTGFRQAAPVVVAAALIMFSVFAGFVPAGDATLKSIAFALAAGILFDAFVVRMVLVPAALALLGDKAWWLPGWLKWLPALDVEGSALTKDTEPAKEKVAADR from the coding sequence ATGGCTCGTTTCCTGTCCCGAATCGGGGCCTTCTCGCACCGGCACCGGCTGAGCGTGATCGCCGTCTGGCTGGTCGTCCTGATCGGCGGCGGCGTCGGAGCCGCCACCCTGGCGGGCGAGACCTCCGGCAGCTTCTCCATCCCCGGCCAGGAGTCGACCACCGCGCTCCAGCGGATCGGCGAGAAGTTCGGCTCCAACGGCGCCGCGGCCAAGGTCGTCGTGCACGCCCCGGCGGGTCAGCAGCTGACCGCCCCGGAGAACGCCAAGGCGCTCGGTGACCTGGTCACCCAACTGGGCGGGCTGTCCGGCGTCGTGAAGGCCAGCAACCCGCTGGACCCGGCCGCGCCGGCGGTCAACGCCGCGCAGGACACCGCCTACAGCACGGTGACCTACTCCGCCAAGGCGGGCGACGTGACCCCCGAGCAGCAGAAGGCGCTGCTCGACGTCGTGGACGCCGCCCGGAGCACCGGCCTCACCATCGAGGCCACCGGCGAGGCGACGCAGGCCCCGTTCCACATCGGCGGCGTCGCCGAGGGTCTGGGCGTCGTCGTCGCCCTGATGATCCTGGTCATCACCTACGGCTCGCTGATCGCCGCCGGGATGAACCTGCTGACCGCGCTCGTCGGCGTGGGCATCGGCGTCCTGGGCGTCACGATCGCCACCGGCTTCGCCGACCTGTCGTCGACCACCCCGATCCTCGCGGGCATGCTCGGCCTGGCCGTCGGCATCGACTACACCCTGTTCATCGTCACCCGGTACCGGCACGAGCTGCGGCGCGGGTCCGACGTCGGCACGGCCGTCGCGACGGCCGTGGGCACCGCGGGCTCGGCGGTCGTCACCGCCGGTCTGACCGTGGTCATCGCCCTGACCGGCCTGGTCGTGGTGGGCATCCCGTTCCTGACCCAGATGGGCGTGGCCGCGGCCGCCACCATCGTCGTCGCCGTCCTGGTCGCGATCACCCTGGTCCCGGCCGTGCTCGGCTACCTCGGGCGCAGGGCCCTGCCCCGCAAGCAGCGCACGGCCGCGCCCGTCGCGGACGACGCGGTCGACACCGGCAAGCGCGGGTTCCTCGCGGGTTGGATCACGACGGTCACCCGCCAGCGCGTCCTGTCCCTGCTCCTCGCGGTCGTGGCGCTCGGCGTGATCGCCATCCCGTTCGCCTCGATGCGCACCACCCTGGTGCAGCGGCCCGCGTCCGACAGCACCCAGGCGCGCGCCGACCAGATCCTCACCGACGGCTTCGGCGCCGGGTTCAACGGCCCGATCATCGTGCTGTTCGACGGTGCCGGGGCGGTCGACGCCGCCACGAAGTCCGGTCCCGCCATCTCCGCGCTGGACGACGTCGCCATCGTCACGCCGCCGACGCCCAACCCCGACGGCAGCGCGGCCCTGGTCACGGTCATCCCCAAGTCCGGCCCCACCAGCGAGGCCACCGAGCAGCTCGTGGCCGACCTGCGCGCCCTGCCCGCCGACCCCGGCGGCCCGTCCGCGGCGGTCACCGGTGCCACGGCGGTCAGCGTCGACGTCGCCAAGAGCCTCGACGACGCCCTGCCGATCTACCTCGCCCTGGTCGTCGGCCTGGCGCTCGCGCTGCTGATCCTGGTCTTCCGGTCGCTGCTCGTGCCGCTGGTCGGCGTACTGGGCTTCCTGCTCACCATCGGCGCCTCCCTCGGCGCCACGGTCGCGGTGTTCCAGTGGGGCTGGCTGGGCGGCCTGGTCGCCCTCGACAGCACCGGCCCGCTGATCAGCCTCACCCCGATCCTGGTCATCGGCATCCTGTTCGGCCTCGCGATGGACTACCAGATCTTCCTGGTCTCCCGGATGCACGAGGCGCACAGCCACGGCGCCGCGCCGATGGAGGCGATCCGCACCGGCTTCCGCCAGGCGGCACCCGTCGTCGTCGCCGCCGCGCTCATCATGTTCTCCGTGTTCGCCGGGTTCGTGCCCGCCGGTGACGCCACCCTGAAGTCCATCGCGTTCGCGCTGGCCGCCGGAATCCTCTTCGACGCCTTCGTCGTCCGCATGGTCCTGGTGCCCGCCGCGCTCGCCCTGCTCGGCGACAAGGCCTGGTGGCTGCCCGGCTGGCTGAAGTGGCTGCCCGCCCTGGACGTCGAGGGGTCGGCGCTCACCAAGGACACCGAGCCCGCCAAGGAGAAGGTCGCCGCCGACCGGTGA
- a CDS encoding RICIN domain-containing protein, which yields MSPLKSGKPVRALLAAVITLAAVAAAPSSAQAATPVAGATYQVSVTRSGKCLDVVAGSTANGALVQQWGCSGDSWQRFTLNTAASGTYTLTNGNSGRCLDIPSGTTESGVQLQQWGCSGAANQQWRLVASGSGTYQVVNAASGLCLANKDASTVSGAAIIQEACTANTNKQWLFSPVGGRTWAGAADGFAGTDGGTTGGAAGPTVTVTTYADLVRYATASTPYVIRVGGAVTATPYGTELKVASDKTIVGVGTAGHIVNGGFFLGVGVHNVIIRNLTVRDTLMASDDPDDKDFDYDGVQMDGAHHVWIDHNTITRMNDGLIDSRADTSHLTVSWNVLAQNNKTFGIGWTTNVTSRMTIHHNWFRDTNQRNPSTDNVAYAHLYNNYLQNIKSYGNYARGATRMVLENSYFENVKDPYYKDDAAQLRQSGSVVVSSTGRLESGGTAFTPSAFYAYTLDPAANVPSLLRAYSGPQANIGA from the coding sequence ATGAGCCCCCTCAAGAGCGGAAAACCCGTGCGGGCACTCCTCGCCGCCGTCATCACCCTGGCCGCGGTCGCCGCTGCCCCGTCGTCGGCCCAGGCCGCGACCCCGGTCGCGGGCGCCACCTACCAGGTCAGCGTCACGCGGAGCGGCAAGTGCCTCGACGTGGTCGCGGGCTCCACCGCCAACGGGGCGCTGGTACAGCAGTGGGGCTGTTCCGGCGACTCGTGGCAGCGGTTCACCCTCAACACCGCGGCCTCGGGCACGTACACGCTGACCAACGGCAACAGCGGCAGGTGCCTGGACATCCCGTCCGGCACCACTGAGTCGGGTGTGCAGTTGCAGCAGTGGGGTTGCAGCGGTGCCGCCAACCAGCAGTGGCGGTTGGTGGCGTCGGGTTCCGGCACCTACCAGGTCGTCAACGCGGCCAGCGGTTTGTGCCTGGCGAACAAGGACGCGTCCACGGTGTCCGGTGCGGCGATCATCCAGGAGGCGTGCACCGCCAACACCAACAAGCAGTGGCTGTTCAGCCCGGTCGGCGGGCGGACGTGGGCGGGCGCGGCGGACGGGTTCGCGGGCACGGACGGCGGCACGACCGGTGGCGCGGCCGGGCCGACGGTGACCGTCACGACCTACGCCGACCTGGTCCGGTACGCGACGGCGAGCACGCCCTACGTGATCCGGGTCGGCGGGGCCGTGACCGCGACCCCGTACGGCACCGAGCTGAAGGTGGCGTCGGACAAGACCATCGTCGGCGTCGGCACGGCCGGGCACATCGTGAACGGCGGGTTCTTCCTCGGCGTCGGCGTGCACAACGTGATCATCCGCAACCTCACCGTCCGCGACACCCTCATGGCGTCCGACGACCCGGACGACAAGGACTTCGACTACGACGGCGTCCAGATGGACGGCGCGCACCACGTGTGGATCGACCACAACACGATCACCAGGATGAACGACGGCCTCATCGACAGCAGGGCGGACACCAGCCACCTGACCGTGTCGTGGAACGTGCTGGCGCAGAACAACAAGACGTTCGGCATCGGCTGGACCACCAACGTCACCTCGCGGATGACCATCCACCACAACTGGTTCCGGGACACGAACCAGCGCAACCCCAGCACGGACAACGTCGCCTACGCGCACCTCTACAACAACTACCTCCAGAACATCAAGTCCTACGGCAACTACGCCCGCGGCGCCACGAGGATGGTGCTGGAGAACTCGTACTTCGAGAACGTGAAGGACCCGTACTACAAGGACGACGCCGCCCAGCTCCGGCAGTCCGGCAGCGTCGTGGTGAGTTCGACCGGTCGGCTGGAGTCGGGCGGCACGGCGTTCACCCCGAGCGCGTTCTACGCCTACACCCTCGACCCGGCCGCGAACGTCCCGTCGCTGCTGCGCGCCTACTCGGGGCCGCAGGCGAACATCGGAGCCTGA
- a CDS encoding pectinesterase family protein: MVAGSTANGALVQQWGCSGDTWQQFTLTTAASGTYALTNTNSGRCLDIPSGSTESGVQLQQWGCSGATNQQWRLVASGSGTYQVVNAASGLCLANKDASTASGAAIIQESCTANTNKQWLFAPATGAQATVAADGSGLYRTVQAAVDAVPVNNTSRVTITVKAGTYREIVTVPANKPLITLQGLGTSASGVVIVNNYSAYTHGTSGSATAFVYGKDFVATNLTISNDFDENSTPSGQQAVALHLNADRAVLRDVRLLGDQDTFLVNDASRAYVVGSYVEGTVDFVFGGGTIVFDNCDVYEKRSTGGVVTAASTPATKTYGFLFTKSRISGASPAGSTNLGRPWRPDAQVLYRESTLNALVKTSQPWTDMSGNLWRNARFSEYRNTGSGAGTGTNRPQLTDAQAANYTPQKYLAGTDGWNPVG; encoded by the coding sequence GTGGTCGCGGGCTCCACCGCCAACGGGGCGCTCGTGCAGCAATGGGGCTGCTCGGGCGACACCTGGCAGCAGTTCACCCTCACGACGGCCGCCTCGGGCACGTACGCGCTGACGAACACCAACAGCGGCAGGTGCCTGGACATCCCGTCGGGCAGTACCGAGTCGGGTGTGCAGTTGCAGCAGTGGGGTTGTAGCGGTGCCACCAACCAGCAGTGGCGCTTGGTGGCGTCGGGTTCCGGTACCTACCAGGTCGTCAACGCGGCCAGTGGTCTGTGCCTGGCGAACAAGGACGCGTCCACGGCGTCCGGTGCGGCGATCATCCAGGAGTCCTGCACCGCCAACACCAACAAGCAGTGGTTGTTCGCCCCCGCGACCGGCGCCCAGGCGACCGTCGCGGCCGACGGCTCCGGGCTGTACCGGACCGTGCAGGCCGCCGTCGACGCGGTGCCCGTCAACAACACCAGCCGCGTCACGATCACCGTCAAGGCCGGGACGTACCGGGAGATCGTCACCGTCCCGGCGAACAAGCCGCTGATCACGTTGCAGGGCCTGGGGACCTCGGCGTCCGGGGTGGTGATCGTGAACAACTACTCCGCCTACACCCACGGGACATCGGGCAGCGCCACGGCGTTCGTGTACGGCAAGGACTTCGTGGCGACGAACCTGACCATCTCCAACGACTTCGACGAGAACTCCACGCCCAGCGGGCAGCAGGCGGTGGCGCTGCACCTCAACGCCGACCGGGCCGTGCTGCGCGACGTCCGGCTGCTCGGCGACCAGGACACGTTCCTGGTCAACGACGCCTCCCGCGCCTACGTGGTCGGCTCCTACGTCGAGGGCACGGTCGACTTCGTGTTCGGCGGCGGCACCATCGTGTTCGACAACTGCGACGTCTACGAGAAGCGCTCCACCGGGGGTGTGGTCACGGCGGCGAGCACACCGGCGACCAAGACCTACGGCTTCCTGTTCACCAAGTCGAGGATCAGCGGCGCGTCGCCCGCGGGCAGCACGAACCTCGGCCGCCCGTGGCGGCCGGACGCGCAGGTCCTCTACCGCGAGTCGACGTTGAACGCGCTGGTGAAGACCTCGCAGCCGTGGACCGACATGTCGGGCAACCTCTGGCGGAACGCGCGGTTCTCCGAGTACCGCAACACCGGCTCCGGCGCGGGCACCGGCACGAACCGGCCGCAGCTCACCGACGCCCAGGCGGCGAACTACACGCCCCAGAAGTACCTCGCGGGCACCGATGGCTGGAACCCGGTCGGATGA
- a CDS encoding helix-turn-helix domain-containing protein, producing the protein MSSANNSPDLEGFRLPKSVAAAMRAGLAPVAEHTVAAVVHEVPAYAEVFTGGTGRTIERAVELALGGFLELTAGADAGTPLGPALDGAYALGRGEARSGRSMDALLAAYRVGARIAWRELSGIAALGHLPSGEMARFAEFLFAYIDQLSALSVAGHADELATTGRVREHYLERLAHGLLTGANPDDLAAAAERASWEPPRSLTAVIVPEARARGVLVRLDPRTLQAVEDVPEGRMTVLLVPDAEGRSRPSLVGALLGADAVVGPARPWTRARSSYLRTQRAVRLGLRPTGRSPLDTEQRLADLVLRSDVEALEDLRAQVLAPLDALRPGPRAKLVETLRSWLLHHGRREEIAADLFVHPQTVRYRMSQLREMYGSRLEDPTTVLELTIALGSADPG; encoded by the coding sequence TTGTCCTCAGCGAACAATTCTCCCGATCTGGAGGGGTTTCGCCTCCCCAAGTCGGTCGCGGCGGCGATGCGGGCCGGGCTGGCGCCGGTCGCCGAGCACACGGTCGCCGCCGTCGTCCACGAGGTGCCCGCGTACGCCGAGGTGTTCACCGGCGGGACCGGCCGGACGATCGAACGCGCCGTGGAACTGGCGCTGGGGGGCTTCCTCGAACTGACGGCCGGCGCGGACGCGGGCACTCCCCTGGGCCCGGCCCTGGACGGCGCGTACGCGCTCGGGCGCGGCGAGGCGCGCAGCGGCCGGTCGATGGACGCGCTGCTGGCCGCCTACCGGGTCGGGGCGCGGATCGCGTGGCGGGAGCTGAGCGGCATCGCGGCGCTCGGGCACCTCCCGTCCGGGGAGATGGCGCGCTTCGCCGAGTTCCTGTTCGCCTACATCGACCAGCTGTCGGCGCTCAGCGTGGCCGGTCACGCCGACGAGCTGGCCACCACCGGCCGGGTGCGGGAGCACTACCTCGAACGCCTGGCGCACGGCCTGCTCACCGGCGCGAACCCCGACGACCTGGCGGCCGCGGCGGAGCGGGCGAGCTGGGAGCCGCCGCGGTCGCTGACCGCGGTGATCGTCCCGGAGGCCAGGGCGCGCGGCGTGCTGGTGCGGCTCGACCCGCGCACGCTCCAGGCCGTCGAGGACGTCCCCGAGGGCCGGATGACGGTGCTCCTGGTCCCCGACGCCGAAGGCCGTTCCCGCCCCTCCCTCGTCGGCGCCCTCCTCGGCGCGGACGCCGTGGTCGGCCCCGCCCGGCCGTGGACGCGGGCGCGCTCGTCCTACCTGCGGACCCAGCGGGCCGTGCGGCTCGGCCTGCGCCCGACCGGCCGCTCGCCCCTGGACACCGAGCAGCGGCTGGCCGACCTGGTGCTGCGCTCCGACGTCGAGGCGCTCGAAGACCTGCGCGCCCAGGTGCTGGCACCGCTGGACGCCCTGCGCCCCGGACCGCGGGCCAAGCTGGTCGAGACGCTGCGGTCGTGGCTGCTGCACCACGGGCGGCGCGAGGAGATCGCCGCCGACCTGTTCGTGCACCCCCAGACCGTGCGCTACCGCATGAGCCAGCTCCGCGAGATGTACGGCTCGCGCCTGGAGGACCCCACGACCGTGCTCGAACTGACGATCGCGCTGGGATCGGCCGACCCCGGCTGA
- a CDS encoding TetR/AcrR family transcriptional regulator has translation MDTPTAPTAPRRRDAAATRAALLAAARELMAKHGVEGTSTRDVAAAAGVNQALVYRYFGSKEKLFAEVVKGGAEGSESEIATTPLPDLPHVLLTRALEHVAAPGTGSLSALVTAANDDTVRAHIRERIENSFGAKLAPRLEGQDVELRAELLAALITGIGFLRGKIGTPAISAADQELLGHYVDLMCAPLLAAPGDADGSEFGSPSGNTGPDSP, from the coding sequence GTGGACACCCCGACAGCGCCCACCGCCCCGCGCCGCCGGGACGCGGCGGCCACTCGCGCGGCCCTGCTGGCCGCGGCTCGCGAGCTGATGGCCAAGCACGGCGTCGAGGGCACCAGCACCCGTGACGTGGCGGCGGCCGCGGGCGTGAACCAGGCGCTGGTGTACCGGTACTTCGGGTCCAAGGAGAAGCTGTTCGCCGAGGTCGTCAAGGGCGGCGCGGAGGGATCCGAGAGCGAGATCGCGACGACTCCGCTGCCGGACCTGCCGCACGTGCTGCTGACCCGCGCGCTCGAGCACGTGGCCGCACCGGGGACGGGCAGCCTCTCCGCGCTGGTCACCGCCGCGAACGACGACACGGTGCGCGCCCACATCCGGGAGCGCATCGAGAACAGCTTCGGCGCCAAGCTGGCCCCGCGGCTCGAAGGGCAGGACGTCGAGCTGCGCGCCGAACTGCTCGCCGCGCTCATCACCGGGATCGGCTTCCTGCGCGGGAAGATCGGCACGCCTGCCATCTCGGCGGCCGACCAGGAGCTGCTCGGGCATTACGTCGATCTGATGTGCGCGCCATTGCTGGCCGCTCCGGGCGACGCCGATGGCAGTGAATTCGGATCGCCGTCGGGAAACACCGGTCCGGATAGTCCTTGA
- a CDS encoding ferredoxin reductase, which translates to MATTRTPVQLTRLRDRARRFVELATTPLVPGDFWEVIDPLRGGANPRGRIVAVRPETRDAATIAIRPGRGWKGHTAGQYVRLGVDVDGVRLWRSYSLTSPPRPDGVITITVKAHPGGVVSGHLVRQVRPGTVVHLDQAAGDFTLPLVRPAKALFVTAGSGITPVMGMLRDAAGSLADVVLVHSAPRPDAVIFGRELRGLAARGGLRLVERHTEVDGRLTPEALTELVPDLASRHTWACGPNELLDALQDTYDAAGHGDLLHTERFRPAVIAVGEGGTVSFADSGVTAESDGATPLLDTGESNGVLMPSGCRMGICFGCVIPLREGSVRDLRNGAVTTAAAGDDIRVQTCVSAAAGPCRLGI; encoded by the coding sequence ATGGCGACAACACGGACACCGGTGCAGCTCACTCGGCTCCGAGACCGCGCACGCCGGTTCGTCGAGCTGGCGACCACGCCGCTGGTTCCCGGTGACTTCTGGGAGGTCATCGACCCGCTGCGCGGCGGCGCGAACCCGCGCGGGCGGATCGTGGCCGTGAGGCCCGAGACCCGTGACGCCGCGACCATCGCCATCCGGCCGGGACGCGGCTGGAAGGGCCACACCGCAGGCCAGTACGTCCGCCTCGGCGTCGACGTGGACGGCGTCCGGCTGTGGCGCTCCTACTCGCTGACCTCGCCGCCGCGGCCCGACGGCGTCATCACCATCACCGTGAAGGCCCATCCGGGCGGTGTCGTGTCGGGCCACCTCGTCCGGCAGGTCCGGCCGGGGACGGTCGTGCACCTCGACCAGGCCGCGGGCGACTTCACCCTGCCGCTCGTCCGCCCCGCGAAGGCCCTGTTCGTCACGGCGGGCAGCGGGATCACCCCGGTCATGGGGATGCTCCGCGATGCCGCGGGCTCGCTCGCCGACGTCGTGCTGGTGCACTCGGCGCCACGGCCCGACGCCGTCATCTTCGGCCGGGAACTGCGCGGTCTCGCCGCCCGCGGCGGGCTGCGCCTGGTCGAGCGGCACACCGAGGTCGACGGGCGGCTCACCCCCGAAGCGCTCACGGAGCTGGTGCCGGACCTGGCGTCCAGGCACACCTGGGCGTGCGGCCCGAACGAGCTGCTCGACGCCCTCCAGGACACCTACGACGCGGCCGGTCACGGCGACCTGCTGCACACCGAGCGCTTCCGCCCGGCCGTGATCGCGGTCGGCGAGGGCGGCACCGTCTCGTTCGCCGACTCCGGCGTCACCGCCGAGTCCGACGGCGCCACCCCGCTGCTCGACACCGGCGAGTCCAACGGCGTGCTCATGCCGTCGGGCTGCCGCATGGGCATCTGCTTCGGCTGCGTCATCCCGCTGCGCGAGGGCTCGGTGCGCGACCTGCGCAACGGCGCGGTGACCACCGCCGCGGCGGGCGACGACATCCGCGTCCAGACGTGCGTCTCCGCCGCCGCCGGCCCCTGCCGGCTCGGCATCTGA
- a CDS encoding flippase-like domain-containing protein: protein MVGSLGAVYVAAGFALHRPLPFPVAEHARPTGVLRARLADVSALPLRYWTAGVGYAAANWAADLACLLITSTAFGVGLPLVQVGLVYIGIQLVRQVPISPGGIGVIETSLVAGLVLLGTDEATATAATLGYRMLSCWLVIPIGLGTWLALSRTSRRVTKATDQPGR, encoded by the coding sequence GTGGTCGGGTCGCTGGGGGCCGTGTACGTCGCGGCCGGATTCGCGCTCCACCGTCCGCTCCCCTTCCCCGTGGCCGAGCACGCCCGACCGACGGGCGTGCTCCGCGCGCGCCTGGCCGACGTGTCGGCGCTGCCCCTCCGCTACTGGACGGCGGGCGTCGGGTACGCCGCCGCGAACTGGGCCGCGGACCTGGCCTGCCTGCTCATCACCAGCACGGCGTTCGGCGTCGGCCTGCCCCTGGTCCAGGTGGGGCTCGTCTACATCGGCATCCAACTGGTCCGGCAGGTGCCCATCAGCCCCGGCGGCATCGGCGTGATCGAGACCAGCCTCGTCGCCGGGCTGGTGCTGCTCGGCACCGACGAGGCCACCGCCACCGCCGCCACGCTCGGCTACCGCATGTTGTCGTGCTGGCTGGTGATCCCGATCGGTCTCGGCACCTGGCTCGCGCTGTCCCGGACCTCGCGGCGAGTGACCAAGGCCACCGACCAACCCGGTCGGTAA
- a CDS encoding acyl-CoA desaturase: MTTIQKQEHNPIAHLTAEDVENLGRELDALREKVIASRGADDAAYIRKVIKTQRVLEMGGRAVLLASRFPPAWFVGTAALSIAKILENMEIGHNVMHGQWDWMRDPKIHSTTWEWDHASPAEQWKHSHNELHHTYTNVLGKDNDLGYGIMRVDEGQKWHPVHLGQPLWNLVNAIFFQYGIAAYDLELGKNLSSRSRRRNPAFKARVAATLRKVRRQATKDYLVHPILSGPSAPTTLAANLTANLIRNLWTHSVIMCGHFPEGVETFERTSIEGETRGEWYLRQMLGSANISGGPLLHIMTGNLSFQVEHHLFPDLPSNRYQEIAPHVRDLFQRYGLTYTTGSLPKQVVSAWHKVIRLALPNDFGKKKPAAHRAPLRVVEPPRQERPRVATAGS; this comes from the coding sequence ATGACCACGATCCAGAAGCAGGAACACAACCCGATCGCCCACCTGACCGCCGAGGACGTCGAGAACCTCGGCCGCGAGCTGGACGCGTTGCGGGAGAAGGTGATCGCCAGCCGGGGCGCGGACGACGCCGCCTACATCCGCAAGGTGATCAAGACGCAGCGGGTGCTGGAGATGGGTGGCCGGGCCGTCCTGCTCGCGTCCAGGTTCCCGCCCGCGTGGTTCGTCGGCACCGCGGCGCTGTCGATCGCCAAGATCCTGGAGAACATGGAGATCGGCCACAACGTCATGCACGGCCAGTGGGACTGGATGCGCGACCCGAAGATCCACTCCACCACCTGGGAGTGGGACCACGCCTCGCCCGCCGAGCAGTGGAAGCACTCGCACAACGAGCTGCACCACACCTACACCAACGTCCTCGGCAAGGACAACGACCTCGGCTACGGCATCATGCGCGTCGACGAGGGCCAGAAGTGGCACCCCGTGCACCTCGGCCAGCCGCTGTGGAACCTCGTCAACGCCATCTTCTTCCAGTACGGCATCGCGGCCTACGACCTGGAACTCGGCAAGAACCTCAGCAGCAGGTCCCGCAGGCGGAACCCCGCCTTCAAGGCCCGCGTCGCCGCCACCCTGCGCAAGGTCCGCCGCCAGGCCACCAAGGACTACCTCGTCCACCCGATCCTGTCCGGCCCCTCGGCGCCCACGACGCTGGCCGCGAACCTGACCGCCAACCTCATCCGCAACCTGTGGACGCACTCGGTGATCATGTGCGGCCACTTCCCCGAGGGCGTCGAGACCTTCGAGCGCACGTCCATCGAGGGCGAGACCCGCGGCGAGTGGTACCTGCGCCAGATGCTGGGCTCCGCCAACATCAGCGGCGGCCCGCTCCTGCACATCATGACCGGCAACCTGTCCTTCCAGGTCGAACACCACCTCTTCCCCGACCTGCCCAGCAACCGCTACCAGGAGATCGCACCCCACGTGCGCGACCTGTTCCAGCGCTACGGCCTGACCTACACCACCGGCTCCCTGCCCAAGCAGGTCGTCTCCGCGTGGCACAAGGTGATCAGGCTGGCCCTGCCCAACGACTTCGGCAAGAAGAAGCCCGCCGCCCACCGGGCGCCCCTGCGCGTGGTCGAGCCGCCGCGGCAGGAACGACCGAGGGTCGCGACCGCCGGGTCGTAG
- a CDS encoding GON domain-containing protein, translating to MIRRIIAVAAALALAVAVAPSAAAQPAPTIPPSSCAGIRALLPIAGDGNYTLNTGTRLVPVYCHDMAGTPREYITLGAANFSQYTAGGAAPGTNVRTTFTRVRLNPATLTVDINDLTFATSTGTLNQGSTVVTSMPYGVAYSCDSTPSGVGRVDLTGTAFLLADTYQVGGFNASGSAAVSPDNRAVDLAGGGFCGWITPAPFIYNPSNPSGPDFHLELACGPYNLIDVLLGRACVTLP from the coding sequence ATGATTCGAAGAATCATCGCGGTGGCGGCCGCACTGGCTTTGGCCGTCGCCGTCGCGCCGTCGGCCGCGGCGCAGCCCGCGCCGACCATCCCGCCGTCCAGCTGCGCGGGCATCCGCGCCCTGCTGCCCATCGCGGGCGACGGCAACTACACGCTCAACACCGGCACGCGCCTCGTCCCAGTCTACTGCCACGACATGGCGGGCACGCCGCGCGAGTACATCACGCTCGGCGCCGCCAACTTCTCGCAGTACACCGCGGGCGGCGCCGCGCCGGGGACGAACGTGCGCACCACGTTCACCCGCGTCCGCCTGAACCCGGCGACGCTGACCGTCGACATCAACGACCTCACGTTCGCGACCTCGACCGGAACGCTCAACCAGGGCAGCACGGTCGTCACCTCCATGCCCTACGGGGTGGCCTACTCCTGCGACAGCACGCCGAGCGGGGTCGGGCGCGTGGACCTCACCGGCACCGCGTTCCTCCTGGCCGACACCTACCAGGTCGGCGGGTTCAACGCGTCGGGCAGCGCGGCCGTCAGCCCCGACAACCGCGCGGTCGACCTGGCCGGTGGCGGCTTCTGCGGGTGGATCACCCCGGCGCCCTTCATCTACAACCCGTCGAACCCGAGCGGTCCCGACTTCCACCTCGAACTCGCGTGCGGTCCCTACAACCTGATCGACGTCCTGCTGGGCCGGGCCTGCGTGACCCTTCCCTGA